The window AGATTTGATTTGTTTTCCATCGATTATAAACGATGCCCCCTCGCTTGTTACACACGTTGCAAGATTATCAAGTCCAAAGTCAACGCCTAAGAATTTTTCTGCGTCAACGTCAACTTTTATTTCTGGCTGTTCATAAATATATTCAATCTCAAAGAAACGGGCATTATTTCGCGGGTGAATACGCACTTGCTGAATTTCTTTGTCTGCTATGTTAGGCGGAATGTTAAACCGTAATTCGCCGTGTTCCTTCTTGAAATCCCTTGACATAGGGAGCGAAAAATAACCGTCCTTAATCTTTATTCGCGGAATTATCAGTGAGAACCAGCCGTCTTTTTTCAGGTAATGCGGAAGATTTATCATACTGAATTGATAGTTACTCGAAACATATAAAAATATCTATGCTACGAGTTTTACGGTATAAACCGATGGCGTACTACACACCTCTATCAAGTCCAAAGAGTTTAATATTTCCTCTTTATTCCTGACTACTTTTTCCACATATTTCTTCAAGATATTCAATGCTCCGTTTACATCTGCATTTATTAATCTTCCATCAGATGCTCGGAATAATCCTCGTTTTATTCGCTTCCCCTTGTATTCCGCATGTTTGCACACTTCTTCGTTATCCAAGAAACTGCATTTAGACGTGTAGCTTTCTTCGTTCGTAGTTACCAATATTCCAGCCAAAGCGCATTTGTATGTCAACATACTTATGAATTTATAGAATGGGATAAATTGAAACCTCTGATTGCCTTCCTTTCTTGAATGGCCTGCTCTGCCTAATTTTATGTCTTGTTTCCACCTCGCATTGTAGCCTATCACTAACTCGGTTACATCGTTGGAAACTAATTGATTCACAATATAGCGAGAAGCCTTGTGAAGGTAATCATTTATCTTATTCCGCCGTTTGCTTATCAAGTTAACCTCCCTTCTTGTCTGATGTTCGCGCTTGGCGTTCTTAGAGCGTGTTTCAGCCAGTTTCTTGTTGTAATACTGATTTATTGACTTCAATGGCCGTCCGTTGATTATCTCGGTTCGCGAATTGGGATATACAATCGTTGCAAGGTTATTTATCCCTAAATCTATTGACGCGATTCCCCCGTTACTCCTTACATCTGGACACTCAATTTCATAAAGAATTTCTACCTTTATGTGATTCCTGTCTTGTGGAACTAGTCTTGCTGCTTGAATTTCTTTTTGCTTAGTCTTAATCAATACAGATGTGCCTGACAGCCTCAAATATCCTCTGGGAACATTTCTAGTATTGAATGCTATAGATTGTCTCGTGAATGGTACTACGAAAAATCCTCCCTTTTCCCTGTAAGTCGGTATTCGTGGCTTGCCAAGATATTTGGACGGATTTTTCTTGTAGTCCTTGGCTGACACAAAATAGCTTTTCCACGCAGAGCCTACTATCCGCTGTATTTGCTGTGAGATTTTTGTCGGCAGACTATAGTAATCAGGCTGTTTATCCTGAATGAATTTCTTATTGACCGCTTCATATGACAGCACTGTTCCTCTGAAAAATTCCTGCCGTACACAGTACATAGTAGCGTTGTACAAGTTATTAGCGTTTCGGCATAATATCTCAAATTCGCTGAATGCTTTAGAGCCTCTTGTGAATATATGCTGTTCACTCAGTATCATTAAGTGCCTCGATTATCTGTTCTGTTTTTCTGCGTGAACGCCGTCTGCCATAAATTCTAGCGCAGAAACTCGTTACTAATGATATGAAATCTTCAAATAAGTCCTGTTTATCCTCGCAAGGGTCTACGACAATTATCTCGCACTCTGGATAAAGAAGCTCTATGTAATTGAAGCCGAACCGTGTCAATCTGTCTCTATGTTCAACTACTATCTTTGTAGCCTTTCTATCTCTGAATATCTTTGACAACTTTGGTCTGCTGTCATTCAAGCCGCTGGCACATTCCTTTACGACTTCTGAAACAGTCAATCCAAGAGCTTCACAGTACTGGATTAGTCTGTCAGCCTGTGCGTCAAGGTTGGATTTATTTTCGGAGCTTGATACTCGTGCGTAGACTATCACATAATCTTTTACGTTAGCTCGTGGATTTTCGTCAATAACAACTGTACCTGTTGGAAGCCGTCGGGCATTCGGTATTTTCCCGCTCTTAAAATGATTCCATGCTGTCTGGTAGGTTATTGAATTTTTCTTGGCATACTCGCTTAATTTCAAAAAGTCTAAAGCTCCTTTATTTGATTTTTATATATTATACTATATTTTTGTATAAAATAAATAAAGGAATTTAATACTATATTTCGCTAAAAATTTAAGATATTGGCGAAAAACAAAAAAGAAAGGAGATTACGCGCTTCCTCCGCATAGCTAAAGCTAGGGGTATCCGCGCGGTGTTTTGATGATTGTAGATGAGTCCCGCGATGTTAATGAGCCTCATCAAGTGCTTGTTCCTGTTGGAATTGTACAGCTTGAAACAGAACGTTTTCATCATAATGCTGATATTTTACCATTTCAGTTTTTATGCGTTAGTAAACTTTTATTCACTCTATTGGCTTTTTGTTGACAGAAAATTTACTCTGCGGATATAATACGGTCAGCAAAAATTCCCAACGGAGAAAATTTATCATGAAGAAAATATTTATTGACGGCAGTGCAGGGACAACAGGACTCAGAATCTATGAGCGTCTCTCTTCCCGCAGGGACATTCAGTTAATCACCCTCACGGAGGAAACACGCAAGGACATCAACGCCCGCCGGGACGCGCTGAACGTGGCGGATATTGCGTTCCTGTGCCTGCCTGATGACGCGGCGCGGGAGTCGGTCTCACTCGTCAGCAATGAGGCAACAGCAATCATTGACACGTCAACAGCCCACAGGGTGAGTCCGGGATGGGTTTACGGACTGCCGGAGCTTGACGGCCAGCGGGGGAAAATTTCAGCCTCAAAGAGAATCGCTAATCCCGGGTGCCACGCAACTGGCTTCATTGCGCTTGCGGCTCCCCTCGTTCAGGCGGGAATAGTCGCAAAGAATGAGACTCTCACGTGCTTTTCGCTCACGGGGTACTCAGGCGGTGGAAAGAAAATGATTGCCCAGTATGAAGACAGTAAACGCGACTCCCTTCTTGACGCTCCTAGACAGTACGGGCTGAGTCAGAGTCATAAGCATTTGCCCGAAATGACTCAGGTGTCAGGGCTTGAAGTCCCCCCGGTGTTCTGCCCTGTTGTAGCTCCGTATTATGCCGGGATGGAAGTTACTGTATCATTGCACGGGAAAAATATTCAGGCCGTAAAAGACTGCTACAGGGATTATTATCACGGCGGACTGATTCATTTCGCGGAAAATTCCGATGAGGGCGGATTCATTTCGGCGGGGAAATTTTCCGGGCGCGATGATTTGGAGATTTCTGTTTACGGGAATGATGAGCGGATTATTCTCGTCTCACGTTTCGACAACCTCGGCAAAGGTGCTTCAGGGGCGGCAATTCAGAACATGAATATACTTCTCGGCATTGACGAAACCGAGGGGCTTAACGTTTAAGGAGGAATCACAATGAAGGCAACGGAACGCGCTGAAATTCTCGTGCAGGCTCTCCCGTACATCAGGAAATACGCGGGGAAAATCGTAGTCGTGAAATACGGCGGTAACGCTATGACAAGTGAAAGCCTCAAACAGCAGGTGATGGAAGATATAGTGTTATTGCGGCTTGTCGGGGTGAATGTCGTACTCGTTCACGGAGGCGGCCCGGAAATCAATTCACTGATGGACAGGCTCGGAAAGAAGCCCGAATTTGTTGACGGACTCAGGGTAACAGACCAAGAGACAATAGACATTGTGCAGATGGTTCTTGCCGGAAAGGTCAACAAGTCGCTTGTAGGTTTGCTTGAGACGAAAGGCGGAAGGGCGGTTGGACTCTCAGGAATTGACGACAGACTCATTCAGGCGAAATTCAAAGATGAGAGGCTTGGACTCGTAGGGGAAATCACGAAAATCAATCCCGACTGCGTATATGACCTCCTCGCAAAGAACTATATCCCGGTAATCTCGACAATAGCAAGCGGGGACAACGGCGAAATCTTCAACATCAACGGAGACACCGCCGCGGCATATATCGCAGGGGCATTGCACGCGGAACGCCTAATCATGATGACCGACATAGCCGGAATCCTGCGAGACCCTAAAGACCCGTCAACCCTAATCCCCGAAATCACAGTGTCAGAAGCGCAAGCCCTCAAAGAGTCAGGCGTGATTACGGGCGGAATGATTCCAAAGGCTGACTGCTGCATTAAGGCAATCAAAGAAGGCGTGAACAAAGTTATAATTATGGACGGCAGAGTCCCTCACTCAATACTGATAGAGCTTCTCACGGATGAGGGAGCCGGCACAATGTTTTTGCCCTAAGGAGGAATTTTTCACATGAATATTCAGGAGACAGACCGCGAATATGTAGCGGGAACTTATGCCCGTTTCCCCGTAACAATCACCGCCGGAAAAGGATCACTTGTTACGGACATTGACGGAAAAGACTATATTGATCTGACATCGGGAATCGCTGTGAACTCGTTCGGAGTGTGCGATGATGTATGGTACAAGGCGATATGCGAACAGGCCGCCAAAGTTCAGCACATGTCCAACCTGTTTTACACTGAGCCTTGCGCGAAACTTGCGGAAATGCTCTGCAAGCGCACGGGAATGAGCAAGGTATTTTTCTCGAACTCAGGCGCGGAGGCAAACGAATGCGCTGTGAAAGCAGCACGAAAATACGCCGCCGACACCAAAGGCCCGGACTACAATACAGTAATCACCCTCAAGAATAGCTTTCACGGACGGACAATCGCAATGTTATCCGCTACGGGGCAGGATCATTATCACGAGGCGTTCAGGCCGCTGACACCGGGATTTGTTCACGCTGAGGCGAATAATCTTGAGTACATGAAGGTTCTTGCCGACGCTCACAAGACCGCTGCGATAATGATTGAGTGCGTACAGGGCGAGGGCGGAGTCGTCCCGCTCACTGAGGAATACGTGAAGGGAGTCGCCGAATTTGCGCGTGAGAATGATATTCTACTGATTGTTGACGAGGTTCAGACGGGCAACGGCAGGACGGGCAGACTCTACAGCTACATGAATTACGGCATTCAGCCCGATATAGTGTCAACGGCAAAGGGACTCGCGGGCGGTCTTCCTCTCGGAGCGACAATGCTGGGCGACAAGGTGAAAGACACCCTCAAGCCCGGGGATCACGGCTCTACGTTCGGCGGGAATCCTGTGGCCTGCGCGGGGGCTGTGAGCATTCTCGGAAGGATTGACGATACACTCATGGCCGGAGTCAGGGAGAAGAGCAAATATCTTTTCGACACGTTCACGGGCGCACCCGGAATTGAGGCTGTTACGGGAATGGGTCTGATGATGGGACTCAAGACGACAAAGCCGGCCAAAGATGTCGTGAATGAGTGCATATCTGAGGGAGTCTTGTGCCTCACAGCGAAAGACAGAGTTAGACTCCTTCCTGCGCTGAATATCCCTGATGATTTGCTCTCTAAGGCCGCTGAAGTCATCAAAAAATGCTGCGCGTAAGCAAAACAAAATCCCCCTGTCGCAAAAACGGCAAGGGGATAATTTCTCTCTCTCTCTCTCTAGCTTCTCTCTTTCACCCGTCTCACTCTCAGCACTCCGTTAATCTCGCGTAATCTCTCTGTCGTGTCATCCGGCATTTTGTGCGATATGTCAACAAGCGTATACGCATACTGACCCCGCGCACGGTTAATCAGGTTCTCGATATTGAGTCCGTTTGTCCCGAAAAATGATGTTATCCCCGAAAGCATTGCAGGTATATTCCTGTGCAAAATTGCGACTCTTGCCTCAGCTCCGCAAGTCCCCGCGTTAATCTCCGGGAAATTCACGCTGTTTGTGATGTTCCCGCTGTCTAAATAGTCCTGTAACTGCTGGACGGCCATCATAGCGCAGTTCTCTTCGGCCTCTTCCGTTGACGCTCCCAAATGAGGAAGGACGACAGCCCCCGGAATATTCGCGCTTAAAGTGTTGGGAAAATCGGAGATATATTTTGCGACATGGCCGGAAATTATTGCGTCCCTCACGGCATTTTCGTCAACAAGAACATCACGCGCAAAGTTCAGAATCTTAACGCCCTGTTTCATTTTTGCGATTGTGTCAGCGTTAATCATGTGCCGGGTTGAATCCATCGCCGGAACGTGTATCGTAATGAAATCTGAGACTGCGTAAACTTCCTCCGGGGTGTCAGCGTGTTTCACTGAAGGGCTTAACATCCACGCGGATTTGAGCGACAAATACGGGTCATATCCGATAACGTTCATTCCCAGACTCACAGCGGCGTTTGCTACTTGGACTCCTATAGCACCGAGTCCAATTATGCCGAGAGTCTTTCCCTTTATTTCATGGCCGGAAAAATTTTTCTTGGCTTTCTCCGCAAGTTTTGTGATGTCGGAATCGTTCGCATTCTCTTTGACCCATGATATTCCGCCGTAAATGTCCCGCGAGGCTAAAAGCAATCCGGCTATCACGAGTTCTTTCACGCTGTTTGCGTTCGCGCCCGGAGTGTTGAAGACGACAATCCCTGACTCTGAGCATTTCTCTATAGGAATGTTGTTGACTCCCGCGCCTGCCCTAGCGACCGCCCGGAGTCCTTCGGGGAAATTCATCGTCTTCATGTCAGCAGAACGGACAAGAATCCCGGCGGCCTCGTTCATGTCGTCCGTAATCGTGTAGCCTTTGCGGAAATTCGCCAGCCCTGTGGGTGATATGTTGTTGAGGCAGAAAATTTTGCGTTCTTTCGGTGCTAACATTTGTGAGTCTCCTCGAATCCGGCCATGAATTTCACGAGGGCTTTAACCCCTTCAAGCGGCATTGCGTTATACAGTGATGCCCGCATTCCTCCGACGGATCTATGTCCCTTTATGTTACGGAGTCCGGCTTTCTCGGCTTCCCGGACAAATTCCGCGTCAAGATTCTTGTCCCCTGTAACAAAAGGCACGTTCATTAGTGAGCGGTCTTTCTTGTCGACAGTCCCATGAAACATTTTAGAGCCGTCAAGATAATCATAAAGCAAGGCGGCTTTCTCCCTGTTGATTTTGTGCATGGCCTCAGTTCCTCCGAGTTTCAGCAGCCACTTGAAGACGAGTCCGCAAATATAAATGTTGTAGCACGGGGGCGTATTGTAGAGCGATTTATTGTCGGCGTGAATCTTGTACTTCAGCATAGTGGGCGTGAAGGGCATAACGTCATCTGTGATTAAGTCATCGCGTATGATTACGATTGTTACGCCTGCCGGGCCTACGTTTTTCTGCACACCGCCCCAGATTACGCCGTACTTGCTGACATCGAGAGGCTCGCTAAGGAACATGGACGATATATCAGCGACAAGCGGCTTGTCTCCTGTGTCGGGAAGGGTGCGTATTGTGGTGCCGTGTACTGTCTCATTCTGGCATATATATACATAGTCTGAGTCGGGCGAAAGTTTCAGGCCGGAAAAGTCCGGGACGTAGGCAAAATTCCTGTCCTCAGAGCTTGCGACAATGTGAACGTCCCCGAATATTTTGGCTTCCTGGGCGGCTTTCTTTGACCATTGCCCGGTGATAATGTAGTCGGCTGATTTGTGCTTCATTAAGTTCATGGGAATCATCGCGAACTGTGTACAGCCTCCGCCCTGAAGGAACAATACACGGTAATTTCCGGGAATGTTCATGAGGGTACGCAGGTCATTTTCCGCCGTGAACAAAATCTCCTCAAAGTCTTTTGACCTGTGGCTCATCTCCATTACTGACATGCCCGAATTGCCGTACTCTAACATTTCCGCCTGGGCTGTGCGTAAAACTTCCTCAGGCAAAACCGCAGGCCCCGCGCTGAAATTGAATACTCTGCTCAAAATATAATTTCCTCCTGTCTTATCTCACAAATAACTGGTATACCCCGACAATTGTTGTCATCAAAATCCCGGATACCGCCGCAAAAATTGCCCATAACGCTATGTTGTTTGAATTTTTGCTGACAAGGTCATCGATCCGCGAATTTGTGATTGTTACCGCTTCCATGACACCGTCAATTTTTGTTTCGAGTCTCTTCTCTACACCATCAATTTTGATGTTGAGGCTCTGTGCTGTAGCGTCAATTTTCGCGTTAAGCTCGTTCTTCACGCTGTCGATTTTCGCGTTAAGGCTCTGCTCTACATTATCGATTTTTGCGTTAAGCTCGTTCTTCACGCTGTCAATTTTTGCTTCGAGTCTCTGTTCAACAGCATCGATTCTGGCGTTAAGGCTCTGCTCTATATTGTCGATTTTTGCGTTAAGCTCGTTCTTTACGCTTTCGATTTTCGCGTCAAGCCTCTGTTCCACGCCGTCAATTTTTGCGTTAAGACTCTGTTCTACGCTTTCGATTTTTGCGTCGAGACCGTCAATCCTAGCGTTGAGTTCGCTTTTCACGCTGTCAATTTTTGCGTCTAGCCTCTGCTCTACGCCGTCAATTTTTGCGTCAAGCCTCTGCTCTGCATTGTCGATTTTCGCGTTAAGTGCTTTGAGTTCTCCCTTAATGTCGCTGGCTATAGCTTCCTGGCGCGCCATGTTGCGCTCCATTAGTGCCTCGATTCGTTCAAGCTGGACATCGTGCATTTGAAGCGTTACGTATTCTTCCATGTTAATCCCTCCTTTTTCTGTGAATACTTGTATTATAATTCACGCAAGAAATTTTAACGGGAAG is drawn from Synergistaceae bacterium and contains these coding sequences:
- a CDS encoding transposase codes for the protein MSRDFKKEHGELRFNIPPNIADKEIQQVRIHPRNNARFFEIEYIYEQPEIKVDVDAEKFLGVDFGLDNLATCVTSEGASFIIDGKQIKSYNRLYNKENARLQSIKDKQKHKGLTARQYRNLRKRNARINHAMSIAARKIITYCINHRIGNIVVGYNPDWKREIHIGTQNNQN
- a CDS encoding transposase produces the protein MSAKDYKKNPSKYLGKPRIPTYREKGGFFVVPFTRQSIAFNTRNVPRGYLRLSGTSVLIKTKQKEIQAARLVPQDRNHIKVEILYEIECPDVRSNGGIASIDLGINNLATIVYPNSRTEIINGRPLKSINQYYNKKLAETRSKNAKREHQTRREVNLISKRRNKINDYLHKASRYIVNQLVSNDVTELVIGYNARWKQDIKLGRAGHSRKEGNQRFQFIPFYKFISMLTYKCALAGILVTTNEESYTSKCSFLDNEEVCKHAEYKGKRIKRGLFRASDGRLINADVNGALNILKKYVEKVVRNKEEILNSLDLIEVCSTPSVYTVKLVA
- a CDS encoding IS607 family transposase, which produces MKLSEYAKKNSITYQTAWNHFKSGKIPNARRLPTGTVVIDENPRANVKDYVIVYARVSSSENKSNLDAQADRLIQYCEALGLTVSEVVKECASGLNDSRPKLSKIFRDRKATKIVVEHRDRLTRFGFNYIELLYPECEIIVVDPCEDKQDLFEDFISLVTSFCARIYGRRRSRRKTEQIIEALNDTE
- the argC gene encoding N-acetyl-gamma-glutamyl-phosphate reductase, coding for MMKKIFIDGSAGTTGLRIYERLSSRRDIQLITLTEETRKDINARRDALNVADIAFLCLPDDAARESVSLVSNEATAIIDTSTAHRVSPGWVYGLPELDGQRGKISASKRIANPGCHATGFIALAAPLVQAGIVAKNETLTCFSLTGYSGGGKKMIAQYEDSKRDSLLDAPRQYGLSQSHKHLPEMTQVSGLEVPPVFCPVVAPYYAGMEVTVSLHGKNIQAVKDCYRDYYHGGLIHFAENSDEGGFISAGKFSGRDDLEISVYGNDERIILVSRFDNLGKGASGAAIQNMNILLGIDETEGLNV
- the argB gene encoding acetylglutamate kinase; translated protein: MKATERAEILVQALPYIRKYAGKIVVVKYGGNAMTSESLKQQVMEDIVLLRLVGVNVVLVHGGGPEINSLMDRLGKKPEFVDGLRVTDQETIDIVQMVLAGKVNKSLVGLLETKGGRAVGLSGIDDRLIQAKFKDERLGLVGEITKINPDCVYDLLAKNYIPVISTIASGDNGEIFNINGDTAAAYIAGALHAERLIMMTDIAGILRDPKDPSTLIPEITVSEAQALKESGVITGGMIPKADCCIKAIKEGVNKVIIMDGRVPHSILIELLTDEGAGTMFLP
- a CDS encoding acetylornithine/succinylornithine family transaminase encodes the protein MNIQETDREYVAGTYARFPVTITAGKGSLVTDIDGKDYIDLTSGIAVNSFGVCDDVWYKAICEQAAKVQHMSNLFYTEPCAKLAEMLCKRTGMSKVFFSNSGAEANECAVKAARKYAADTKGPDYNTVITLKNSFHGRTIAMLSATGQDHYHEAFRPLTPGFVHAEANNLEYMKVLADAHKTAAIMIECVQGEGGVVPLTEEYVKGVAEFARENDILLIVDEVQTGNGRTGRLYSYMNYGIQPDIVSTAKGLAGGLPLGATMLGDKVKDTLKPGDHGSTFGGNPVACAGAVSILGRIDDTLMAGVREKSKYLFDTFTGAPGIEAVTGMGLMMGLKTTKPAKDVVNECISEGVLCLTAKDRVRLLPALNIPDDLLSKAAEVIKKCCA
- a CDS encoding 3-phosphoglycerate dehydrogenase, with translation MLAPKERKIFCLNNISPTGLANFRKGYTITDDMNEAAGILVRSADMKTMNFPEGLRAVARAGAGVNNIPIEKCSESGIVVFNTPGANANSVKELVIAGLLLASRDIYGGISWVKENANDSDITKLAEKAKKNFSGHEIKGKTLGIIGLGAIGVQVANAAVSLGMNVIGYDPYLSLKSAWMLSPSVKHADTPEEVYAVSDFITIHVPAMDSTRHMINADTIAKMKQGVKILNFARDVLVDENAVRDAIISGHVAKYISDFPNTLSANIPGAVVLPHLGASTEEAEENCAMMAVQQLQDYLDSGNITNSVNFPEINAGTCGAEARVAILHRNIPAMLSGITSFFGTNGLNIENLINRARGQYAYTLVDISHKMPDDTTERLREINGVLRVRRVKERS
- the serC gene encoding 3-phosphoserine/phosphohydroxythreonine transaminase, giving the protein MSRVFNFSAGPAVLPEEVLRTAQAEMLEYGNSGMSVMEMSHRSKDFEEILFTAENDLRTLMNIPGNYRVLFLQGGGCTQFAMIPMNLMKHKSADYIITGQWSKKAAQEAKIFGDVHIVASSEDRNFAYVPDFSGLKLSPDSDYVYICQNETVHGTTIRTLPDTGDKPLVADISSMFLSEPLDVSKYGVIWGGVQKNVGPAGVTIVIIRDDLITDDVMPFTPTMLKYKIHADNKSLYNTPPCYNIYICGLVFKWLLKLGGTEAMHKINREKAALLYDYLDGSKMFHGTVDKKDRSLMNVPFVTGDKNLDAEFVREAEKAGLRNIKGHRSVGGMRASLYNAMPLEGVKALVKFMAGFEETHKC
- a CDS encoding apolipoprotein A1/A4/E family protein yields the protein MEEYVTLQMHDVQLERIEALMERNMARQEAIASDIKGELKALNAKIDNAEQRLDAKIDGVEQRLDAKIDSVKSELNARIDGLDAKIESVEQSLNAKIDGVEQRLDAKIESVKNELNAKIDNIEQSLNARIDAVEQRLEAKIDSVKNELNAKIDNVEQSLNAKIDSVKNELNAKIDATAQSLNIKIDGVEKRLETKIDGVMEAVTITNSRIDDLVSKNSNNIALWAIFAAVSGILMTTIVGVYQLFVR